The Sphingomonas bisphenolicum genomic interval CTCGGCTGAGGCTATGCAGGCCGCTGACATTCCGAACTTAGGCAATAGGGCTGCCGAAGGTCAAAAGGTCTGGGCAGCGCTGGGTCCCAACACTCGTCGCATGGTTCTGCTGCGGGCGGCATCGGCCTTGGAGGCCCGCAAGGACCAGTTTGTTGCTTCGATGATGCAAGAGACTGGGTCCACACGTGGTTGGGCATTGTTCAATCTGGAACTTGCTGCCGGTATAGTCCGAGAAGCGGCAGCGCTGACTACTCAAATATGCGGTGAAGTAATTCCTTCGGACAAGCCCGGCTGTCTGGCCCTTGTGATGAAGGAACCTGTCGGGGTCGTGCTTGGGATAGCACCTTGGAACGCACCGATTATTCTCGGCGTTCGTGCTATCGCGGTGCCGCTTGCCTGTGGGAACTCGGTGATCCTCAAAGCTAGTGAATTATGTCCAAATACCCACGCGCTTATCGTCGAGGCCTTCGCTGACGCGGGGTTTCCCGAGTCGGTAGTAAATATCGTGACTAATGCGCCAGAAGATGCTGCAGAAGTAGTCGGCGCGCTGATCGACGCGCCAGAGATCAAGCGTATCAACTTTACTGGCAGCACCCATGTCGGTCGGATTATCGCTCGTCGGGCGGCGGAAAATCTTAAACCTTGCCTGCTCGAGCTTGGCGGTAAGGCGCCGCTCCTGATTCTGGAAGATGCCGATCTCGACGAAGCCGTCAAGGCGGCAGCTTTTGGTGCGTTTATGAACCAAGGCCAAATTTGCATGAGCACCGAGCGAATTATCGTGGTTGACGCAGTCGCAGAGGCTTTTGCGGAAAAGTTTGCATCAAAGACGGCGACCCTTGTCGCGAGCGACCCGCGTGAAGGGAAGGCGCCGCTGGGTTCGGTGGTCGACATGAGCACTGTGAACCGCGTCAACGAGTTGGTTGACGATGCGATCGAGAAAGGTGCCAAGATCTTGACGGGCGGAAAAGGGGACAATGTGGTGATGTCTGCCATCGTGCTTGATGGCGTAACTCCCGCAATGGATCTCTATCGCGACGAGAGCTTCGG includes:
- a CDS encoding aldehyde dehydrogenase, whose amino-acid sequence is MRFERINPLTGEVASSAEAMQAADIPNLGNRAAEGQKVWAALGPNTRRMVLLRAASALEARKDQFVASMMQETGSTRGWALFNLELAAGIVREAAALTTQICGEVIPSDKPGCLALVMKEPVGVVLGIAPWNAPIILGVRAIAVPLACGNSVILKASELCPNTHALIVEAFADAGFPESVVNIVTNAPEDAAEVVGALIDAPEIKRINFTGSTHVGRIIARRAAENLKPCLLELGGKAPLLILEDADLDEAVKAAAFGAFMNQGQICMSTERIIVVDAVAEAFAEKFASKTATLVASDPREGKAPLGSVVDMSTVNRVNELVDDAIEKGAKILTGGKGDNVVMSAIVLDGVTPAMDLYRDESFGPVVALIRARDADQAVEIANDSQYGLSAAIFTRDIAKGLMLAKRIKSGICHINGPTVHDEPQMPFGGTGASGYGRFGGKQGIDSFTETRWITVETLPGQFPI